Part of the Dreissena polymorpha isolate Duluth1 chromosome 12, UMN_Dpol_1.0, whole genome shotgun sequence genome, tgaaatctattaaGGGCCACACTGGTTACAATGCCTGTGAAAGATGCACCATACATGGCTACCACACAGATCATCGTGTCGTTTTGGACTCTGATCATTCTTGTGAACTTAGAACTGATGAAGCCTTCAACGCAAATAGATACCGGGACACTGGGCACCAAATGGGAGAAACACCTTTAGTTACGTACGGAATCAATTGTGTTAAATCTTTTGCGCTTGATTACATGCACATGGTATGTTTAGGCGTGGTAAAACGTATTCTTGGATGTCTAAAGCAGGGACCAACTAATTGCAGGCTATCTGCACAACAATTAACCCAAATTTCAACAAATCTACTAATGTACTCTGGCAAACTGCCATCTGAGTTTGCTCGTCAACCTAGAACATTATATGATTTTGAGCGCTGGAAGGCGACAGAGTTTCGGCAATTTTTGTTGTATACCGGTCCAATTGTCCTCAAAAAGGTATTGACAAAAGATATGTATGAACACTTCTTGTGTTTATCTGTCGGCATGTCCATTCTTCTAGAGAGTGATAATGAAACAAGGAATTTTTACTTGAACTATGCACGGGAATTACtgacatattttgttacaaaaagcAAAGAATTTTACCACCCGAAATTCATTGTTTACAATGTACATTCACTTATTCATTTAGCAGATGACTGTGAACACTTTAATTGTTCGTTGAATGATATTTGCGCTTTCCCTTATGAAAATCATTTGCACTCAGtcaaaaaacttgttaaaaatgCTAAAAATCCAATAGTTCAAGTAGCTAAAAGGATCCAAGAGAGGAGTTATACAGCTAATGTCAGAATTAAACAGAAATCTACATTTAGTGTTATTTccacaaaagaaaaaaacaactgtttccTACTACAAGATGGAACATACGCCTTTGTGAAAGAAAAAATTGACCAAAAAACTCTGCGATGTCAAATTCTGAAACCAGAACAAGCCGAGAACTTTTTCACCAAGCCCTGTGAGTCAAAGCTTTTCAACATTGCTTTCAGGAAGAATAATCTGCGACTGAAAAGGAAACGTGTTGCTGTTGGTGAACTGTATAAGAAGCTTGTGAGATTTCCATTTGAAAGGGGAGTTGTCCTCGTACCCATGCTTCATACAATTGAGCACTGAGCAAAAGGTAAGAGTAAATTGAGTCTGCATCTGGTTAGCAAGTTATGAGCATGCTGCATGATTATTGAATGATTTAATAAATTATGAACTTTCTAAGAGCATGTTAACTGCTGCAGTGCCAtgtataaaatttaaataaattctgGCATAtagatataaagtataaatattcAGACAACTTTTTAtgtatatactgggggacatattgtttttgccctgtctgttggtctgtttgcgccaactttaacatttgctatttcttttgcaatattgaagatagcaccttgatatcaagcatgcatgtgcatctcatggagctgcacattttgagtggtgaaaggtcaaggtcatccttcaaggtcaaagcggTAAGGGGGACATAgcggtttcacaaacgcatcttgtttagtAGTTTCTTTTCTCAGCACTGCCATGTATGTGAAATCGAGACTTCCCAAAAGAGATACCAGAATGATTTTGTgtcaaaatttaaacattttaaacaggaTTTACTTTTCCAAAATTAAAATTGGGAATACAATAAAATGGGACCCCCTAGCTTTCGAGACCTCTGATAtgagaaactgttaaaaaaagaaaaataattagaaattttAACTcccaatatatacataaaaatataatgagTAATGATTTTTATCTTCAGAATGTACGCTTTAGTAGTGTGGTTGGAAAATGGAATTGAGGTAGAGGGAGTCATTCCAATTTCCTGGGTGGACTTCATAGAAAATGTGATATATTGGCCACCTGGAGTGGACGCAAAACCCTACATAGAAAAACTCAGCACGCCACTAATAACTTCCTGGAGATCCTTTCCGTTGAAGAAAGTTAAACATAAGTCTGGTGAGTAAAATTAACTTTAATAGAGGACGCTCTTAATGAACATCTGGCTTTTGTCAATTTCAATCGGGAATCCTCGGCTAATTCCGATTAAATCATGCCTCGGTGTATCTGGTGGAAGGACATGGGGTAAAACACCCCCAATTATTAGCTGGAGGTTAGGATGGGCCAAGAAGTAGTTCAAAGTAGTTCGGTTGCTTACGTCACACTTGCGTCATACTAGATTTTGGCGCATCTTACCCGAGCCTCTCGATTGTTTTACATGGTAGAATCACATGATCATCAAAATGGGGTCAAAATGGGGTCGTCCAAGATGGCAGCCTACTACATACATTTGGGTCACAATTTGAAAAATTTGACGAGGTGTTCCGAATGTTGTCAATTTTTGACAGCAGTTCAACATCGCATCTGGCATTTCTAGAAGGCCTGtagcaaatatatacatgtataatttttgtGTCATGGAATAGACGTATATCATAAGCAGGGGTGTAGAAAAGTAAAAATGAAAGTAGGAGGTTGATTTGAGATTTTTTTCTAAGTAATTTTTGTTATGAAAAGTAGCCGGGCAAGAATGATCAAATGGCCAGCCAATTTTCCGTCTACCAATTTCTTTCAACACCCCtgcattagtacatgtatatacaaatgttGTGGTTGCATAATTGAAAATGGTAATTTTTAAGAGTGATAAGATGAGACCTGGCAAACTGCAGTttcaatgtttattataaaactaaCTTTTGTCTGCTGATTGACCAGTTCATATTGCAGTTTATTTAGAAGATTCTCTATCTGATCAAAGTCTAAACCTATACTGAGAGTAGTCAGTAGACCCATTAtagtattataatatatttaaatatctgcATAGAAAATAACTGGTATTTGAACTTTTATGAATGGTTATGGTTCTGATGTACCATATATTTCAagtaaaattactttttaaaatttcaGAACAGAAGTCTGAATGTGATGATTATACTTTCACAACAACTCAAGAGACAGATTCAGAGGAGGAGGATCTGAAACGGAAGCCAAAGAAGAAGAGCTTTCAAGATTATGTAACtggttagttttttttaattattttcacaatggCATATCTTATTGTCTGTTAGTAttactagtgtttttcccaggcccttTTAGCGTGGCGATTCGCCACGCTGCCCTCCCGgctcgccactctgccctttttaaaggcaaaactcgccacgcgcccttattgataacatctttattgacTAATGACCTAACGtgtccgcaaaatcagcgtccaTGATTGTGTTTGACGTTTCGactgatttactcgagagacttCAACGTCTAAGCAACTATATTAATTGcgtagatttaatctataacagtgtaATCACATTATAATTTATTAGTAAAAATTACCTATACAAGTATACCCATAGCCGTTATCATTGATAAGTAATTATCTATAACAGTACTTTTACAGTTAAACGGCACCACGCGTATATCTGCCCTTTTTTGCATTAACCTCGCGTTAAGATGCCCTCTTCAAATTTACTGCGACATGCCCCTTTGTCCTCCTGGAAAAAACACTAATTACTCAAGGTTGGCATAAAAATCATGAAACCAATTTCTTACCTAGTTGTGGGTTTTAAGGCAATTTGCTCGAACCTTAAAAACTTGGGCTGTCGACCCTGCTATTTATAattactaatttttttttatctatcaCAAAATCTTGGTTAatgcataattttaaaataaatctaatgAACAACAGTATTTTACAGTTATTACTGGCATCCTTTGCGACTTGACAGCAATTAAAAAATCGTGGAAGAAACCTTTCTTTATAAATATTCTTGAAAGTAAATCCAGTAGTGACAGATCTAGACTAGCCATGTGTCTGTACGCTGTTCTTGTTTTAGGTTCAGAAACATCAGATGCTTGTGCTACAGGCGGTACCAAAACTGGAGATTCTGAACATGAGAAATCCAGTGAGTAATTTTCTTTTATCAATGTTTTTCCACAGTGAAATCCGAATGTCGTCGACATCCGGTTTTAGATTGGTTCATTTGAAATGTTGCAGACAGGGATTGTGATGGTAAAGCACATTTTTTCCTTGTGAAGGTTTAAAGACTATTCTTAAGTTTTGATTCTGTGCACTAGAAGTGAATACTCTTCATCAGAGAAATATCCAAAATCCTCTGGAAATGTCAGATTAAAAAATGCATACTTCACTAATTCCCTTTATACTAATTTCTCTTTGAATTGGAAAATTGTTTGTATTACTGATAACTCTGTGTTAATTGTAGTATGGTTATGAGTGATGATCCGGTTGCTGAAGGCCAGTCTCTTGGATTAAACAATTATGAATTTGCCAGCAGATTTCCAATACTAGTATTTCATGTATTCGAAGATCAGAAACATTTCCTATTAAAGAACTTTCTTAAAGTTTGCAAAGAAAAGAAAGTAAACCAAAGAACAACAGTATTTTGCCGTTATTACTGGCATCATTTCCTACTTGACAGCAATTAAAAAGTTGTGGAAGAAACCTTTCATAATAtgtgttattgaaaataaatccAGTAGTGATAGATTTAGACTAGCCATGTGACTGTAAGCTTTTTCTTGTTTTAACCCCTTGTGGATGATGGGCTTCTAACTCAGAATTGGAGTAACCCTTTAACCCTGTGTGAATCGTAAAAGGTGActtaatagttttaaaaaacaatGGAAGTTTATGCATCTCTTAGCTCCAGCAGGGGATGTGGTTTTTTACCTTGGATGTTGCATTGAACTTTGTAACATCCGTGGTTAGCCAAaattatttttcctgtttggtgccagatgatctgaaatattgatTGGACTTGGTGCATcataaaaaagcaataaaaatcTTAATGTTTTAGATTCTGACACATCAGTTGCTTGTGCTACAGGAGTAACTTATACTGGAGGCTCTGAATATAAGAAATCTGGTGAGtaattcttttttgtttttttttcaatgaatttcaTTATTAACAAATGCTGCTACAGAGATTGTGAACTTAGTCTACTTCTTACCATTGTGGCTGATGGATATATCAAAACAGAATTGCTGGCATGATTTAACCCTTCTTGAATCATAAAGGCAACCAATTGCAGTCAATGCATCTCTTATAATAAGCAGGTGAGGGTTTTTTGACCTGGGTGTTGATTTAACTTTTGTAACACCCAAGGTTAGGCTTAGCCCAAATCATCTTTCATGTAAGGCGCCTTTTATTTCTTTTACCCAGAATCCATTTAACATCGATAACACTATAGCTGATAAATATATAGATGTTTTTTTGGCATACCATCAGTGACagtggttacttttttcttttttgtaggAACATTGCCAATAccaccaaataagaaaaaaagtacATCACAAGCAGTTATAAGTCCAGGAACAAATCTGGCCTCCAAAAGTCAACTTTCTGGTCTGTCCCAGACTAAAACTTCTACAAGTCCCTGACCAAATATAGTAAAAGTTCTAATTCTGGTCAGTCCCAGACCAAAACTGCTTCAAGTAAGTCCATGACCAAAAATAGGCAAGGTTCTATTTCTGGTCAGTCCCAAACCAAAATTGCTCCAAGTAAGTCCCAGAGCAAAACTACTCTAAGTCAGTCCAAGAGCAAAAGTACTCCAAGTCAGCCTCAGGCAAATAAAAGTAGTTCAGGTTCCCTTACTGGTCAGAACAAGACCAAAACTATTTATAGATCACGGTCAAGGTCCTTTTCCATGTCAAGTTTACCATTGAGGTCAAGGTCTCAAAGTAGGTCTAGGTCAAGGTCGTCTTCATTAGGACAGATTAATATGTCACCCTTTATGTCCAGCACTATGTTAGAAGACAAGTCATGCAGGTCAAGGTCTAGATCAAAATCCAATGAGTCTAGATCAAGGTCAAAATCTAAAACGTATCGCCATAATCGTTCCCACAGGTCTAGGTCAAAATCATATAGGTCTAGATCAAGAACAAATGAATCTAGTTCTCAGTCAAAAAATAAAGAGTATCGAAAATACAGGTCTCG contains:
- the LOC127853870 gene encoding uncharacterized protein LOC127853870, with protein sequence MYALVVWLENGIEVEGVIPISWVDFIENVIYWPPGVDAKPYIEKLSTPLITSWRSFPLKKVKHKSEQKSECDDYTFTTTQETDSEEEDLKRKPKKKSFQDYVTGSETSDACATGGTKTGDSEHEKSNSDTSVACATGVTYTGGSEYKKSGTLPIPPNKKKSTSQAVISPGTNLASKSQLSGLSQTKTSTSP